Proteins encoded within one genomic window of Flavobacterium sp. NG2:
- a CDS encoding transketolase family protein, giving the protein MKKYTNTGSKDTRSGFGAGMTELGQTNENVVALCADLIGSLKFDDFKKNHPERFFQIGIAEANMIGIAAGLTIGGKIPFTGTFANFSTGRVYDQIRQSVAYSEKNVKICASHAGLTLGEDGATHQILEDIGLMKMLPGMTVINTCDYNQTKAATIALAKHEGPAYLRFGRPVVPNFTPADEEFVIGKAILLNEGTDVTIVATGHLVWEALIAAEALEAKGISAEVINIHTIKPLDDEAILKSVAKTKCIVTAEEHNILGGLGESVARVLALNTPAPQEFVAVNDSFGESGTPEQLMEKYKLNNQAIVEAVERVIKRK; this is encoded by the coding sequence ATGAAAAAATATACAAATACAGGAAGTAAAGATACTCGTTCAGGTTTTGGAGCGGGAATGACTGAATTAGGTCAAACTAACGAAAATGTGGTAGCACTTTGTGCCGACTTAATTGGTTCATTAAAATTTGATGATTTCAAAAAAAATCACCCAGAACGTTTTTTCCAAATCGGAATTGCTGAAGCAAACATGATTGGAATTGCAGCTGGTTTAACTATTGGTGGTAAAATTCCTTTTACAGGAACTTTCGCTAACTTTTCTACAGGAAGAGTTTACGATCAAATCCGTCAATCAGTAGCTTACTCTGAAAAAAATGTAAAAATCTGTGCTTCTCACGCTGGATTAACATTAGGAGAAGATGGAGCAACACACCAAATCCTTGAAGATATTGGATTAATGAAAATGTTACCTGGAATGACTGTAATCAACACTTGTGATTACAACCAAACCAAAGCAGCTACTATCGCGTTAGCAAAACATGAAGGACCAGCGTACTTACGTTTTGGTCGTCCAGTAGTTCCTAACTTTACTCCTGCTGACGAAGAATTCGTAATTGGAAAAGCGATTCTTTTAAACGAAGGTACTGATGTAACTATCGTTGCTACAGGACATTTAGTTTGGGAAGCTTTGATTGCTGCTGAAGCATTAGAAGCCAAAGGAATTTCTGCTGAGGTTATCAACATCCACACAATTAAACCATTGGATGATGAAGCTATCTTGAAATCAGTTGCTAAAACAAAATGTATTGTTACTGCCGAAGAGCATAACATCCTTGGAGGTCTTGGAGAAAGTGTTGCTAGAGTTTTAGCATTAAACACTCCTGCACCACAAGAATTTGTTGCTGTAAACGATAGTTTTGGTGAGTCTGGAACTCCTGAGCAATTAATGGAAAAATACAAGTTAAACAATCAAGCAATTGTTGAAGCTGTTGAAAGAGTGATCAAAAGAAAATAA
- the yaaA gene encoding peroxide stress protein YaaA, with product MKIVISPAKSLNFDKELPTSNFSESSFLKESRQVHKVLKTKKPAELSDLMSISEKLADLNWQRNQEWKTPFTVENARPAVYTFDGDVYTGLDAFSIPVEKVVVLQDKLRILSGLYGLLKPLDLIQAYRLEMGTKMPIGEHKNLYEFWKPVITKALNKELKEGELFVNLASNEYFSAVDVKALKVPVITPDFKDYKDGKLKIISFFAKKARGMMVRYIIDTGAETIEDLKGFDYEGYQFDANLSKGNNLVFTR from the coding sequence ATGAAAATTGTAATATCACCTGCCAAGTCACTCAATTTCGATAAAGAACTCCCTACGTCTAACTTTAGTGAATCATCATTTTTGAAAGAATCTCGTCAAGTTCATAAAGTTTTAAAAACTAAAAAACCAGCTGAATTATCAGATTTAATGAGTATTTCTGAAAAATTAGCTGATTTGAATTGGCAACGCAATCAAGAATGGAAAACACCTTTCACAGTTGAGAATGCTAGACCTGCGGTTTATACTTTTGATGGGGATGTTTATACAGGCTTAGATGCCTTTTCAATTCCTGTTGAAAAAGTAGTGGTGTTGCAAGACAAGCTGCGTATTTTATCAGGTTTATATGGTCTTTTGAAACCTTTGGATTTAATTCAGGCCTACCGTTTAGAAATGGGAACAAAAATGCCAATTGGCGAACATAAAAATTTATATGAGTTTTGGAAACCAGTTATCACCAAAGCTTTAAATAAAGAATTGAAGGAAGGGGAGTTGTTTGTGAATTTGGCAAGTAATGAATATTTTTCTGCTGTTGATGTAAAAGCTTTGAAAGTACCGGTAATTACTCCAGATTTTAAAGATTACAAAGATGGGAAGTTGAAGATTATTAGTTTTTTTGCTAAAAAAGCCAGAGGAATGATGGTGCGTTACATTATAGATACGGGGGCCGAAACGATTGAAGATTTAAAAGGATTCGATTATGAAGGATATCAATTTGATGCTAATTTATCCAAAGGAAACAATCTCGTATTTACGAGATAA
- a CDS encoding transketolase — MKPNTQQLNDLTIQVRRDILRMVHAVNSGHPGGSLGCTEFLVALYQNLMERKEGFDMDGIGEDLFFLSNGHISPVFYSVLARSGYFPVSELATFRLINSRLQGHPTTHDHLPGVRIASGSLGQGLSVAIGAAQAKKLNNDKHIVYTLHGDGELQEGQNWEAIMYASAKNVDNLIATVDLNGKQIDGTTDEVLAMGSLRAKFEAFDWEVIEITKGNDLESIIAGMNEAKARTGKGKPVCVLLHTEMGNGVDYMMYSHAWHGKAPNDAQLENALGQNYNTGGNSDY; from the coding sequence ATGAAGCCTAACACACAACAATTAAACGATTTAACGATCCAAGTAAGAAGAGACATTCTTCGAATGGTACACGCTGTAAACTCTGGACATCCGGGAGGTTCTCTTGGCTGTACTGAATTTCTAGTAGCCCTATACCAAAACTTAATGGAACGTAAAGAAGGTTTTGACATGGACGGAATCGGTGAAGACCTTTTCTTCCTTTCAAACGGACATATTTCTCCTGTTTTTTATAGCGTTCTTGCAAGAAGCGGTTACTTTCCTGTATCTGAATTAGCAACTTTCCGTTTGATCAATTCAAGATTACAAGGACATCCTACTACGCATGATCATTTACCAGGAGTACGTATTGCTTCAGGTTCTCTAGGTCAAGGTTTATCTGTTGCTATTGGTGCGGCTCAAGCTAAAAAATTAAACAACGACAAGCATATTGTTTACACACTTCACGGTGATGGTGAATTACAAGAAGGTCAAAACTGGGAAGCGATTATGTATGCTTCTGCAAAAAATGTTGACAACTTAATTGCAACTGTAGATTTAAACGGGAAACAAATTGATGGTACTACAGACGAAGTATTAGCAATGGGAAGTCTTCGTGCTAAATTTGAAGCTTTTGATTGGGAAGTGATTGAGATTACTAAAGGTAACGACTTAGAATCAATTATTGCCGGAATGAATGAAGCGAAAGCAAGAACAGGAAAAGGAAAACCAGTTTGCGTTTTATTACATACTGAAATGGGTAATGGTGTTGATTACATGATGTATAGCCACGCTTGGCATGGTAAGGCACCAAATGATGCTCAACTTGAAAATGCTCTAGGTCAAAATTACAACACAGGAGGCAATTCAGATTATTAA